The Chloroflexota bacterium DNA window ATGAATGGCATCAAGATGATGCCTTATTCGTGCCATTGTACGATTCTGATAATAATTTAATTAGTATTCTGTCGGTCGATGATCCTCGCGATCGGCGGAAACCATCGTTTGAATCGGTGCAGGTACTAGAAATTTTTGCCACTCAAGCAGCAATCGCAATTGAAAACGCCCATTTATATACAATTACCCAACAATTAGCCATTACCGATGGCTTAACTGGCTTGTTCAATCAACGCCATTTTATGACGATGCTTGATCGTGAAGTGGCTTTGGCCTATCGCTACAATTACCCATTATCATTATTAGCGTTGGATATTGATTATTTCAAGCAATATAATGATAACTATGGCCACTTAGTTGGCAATGTGCTGCTGCGCGATTTTGCCCGGCTCATTTGCGAAAATGTGCGCGATGTTGATATTGTTTCGCGCAACGGTGGCGAAGAATTTACGATCATTTTGCCCAAAACTGATCAAGCAGGTGCAGTGTTGTTAGCCGAACGGCTGCGAATTCGCACTGCCGAACATCTTTTTGGCCAAGGCCATATTACGGTTAGCGTCGGCGTTGCCACCCTCAACAACAATTGGGATGCCCACACATTACACGATCAAGCTGATCAAGCGCTGTATCGCGCCAAAAATTCTGGGCGTAATCTGGTTATCAGCGTCCCATAATCGTCAGGTTTTTTGTGGTCGTGCTAGAATGGCAAGAGCAACACAACCAAGGAGTGTACTATGCCATCAACTTTGCCGATTATTGGGATACCGTGCGCAACCTATGCCCGACCACATCCCTATCCTCTCGCTCATGGCAATAACGAAACCTATATTCGGGCAGTTGAAGTTGCAGGTGGCGTGCCGCTCTTAATTCCTTTGGTGCAGCACGAGTCCACGCTGTTAGCGGCATTTCAGGCTGTCGATGGGTTGTTATTCGCTGGCGGGGTTGATCTCGACCCAGCTTATTATAGCGAGGAGCCGCATCCGGCGCTTGGCTCGGTCAACCGCGAACAAGATCGGGTTGAGATGCAGCTGTTGGCTTGGGCCAAGCAATTTCATAAGCCAGTTTTTGCCATCTGCCGTGGGTTTCAGTTGTTAAATGTGGCCTATGGCGGCACGCTCTATCAAGATTTACCCTCGCAGTATCAGCCAAATCTCAACCACGATGAATCGTTTACCCGCCAACAACGCGATTTACCGGCCCACGGATTACGTCTCGCCAATGATTCCAAATTGGCTGAATTGCTGGGCACAACACCCTTTGCCGTCAACACCATGCATCATCAAGGGGTCAAAGATCTGGGGAATGAGCTACAGGCAGTCGGTTGGTCGGATGATGGC harbors:
- a CDS encoding gamma-glutamyl-gamma-aminobutyrate hydrolase family protein, with translation MPSTLPIIGIPCATYARPHPYPLAHGNNETYIRAVEVAGGVPLLIPLVQHESTLLAAFQAVDGLLFAGGVDLDPAYYSEEPHPALGSVNREQDRVEMQLLAWAKQFHKPVFAICRGFQLLNVAYGGTLYQDLPSQYQPNLNHDESFTRQQRDLPAHGLRLANDSKLAELLGTTPFAVNTMHHQGVKDLGNELQAVGWSDDGLIEAVEDPQRPWVVGVQCHPEEMVRGEDLRWQAIFKAFVEAAKVCRNEAIQA